Within Vicia villosa cultivar HV-30 ecotype Madison, WI linkage group LG1, Vvil1.0, whole genome shotgun sequence, the genomic segment TTAGAGTGGAGCATGACATAGTTTAAAGCGAACCTAAATTGTTTTACATCCCTACAAAAAAGTAAGGGCATCTGGGGCGAATATGCGAGCCACTATAgaattaaaattttagaaatttatttgtaaaaataattgAATAGAATAGAGTTGACATTAACATATATAGTAGAAGGTATATATCTAAAATTTTGACAATGATATAATAAAGGGTCTAAAATTTTGACCTGCTATGTAAAAAATAATAGtgacaaaacaaatatttataccACGTGGAATTTGTTTTGCCAATCCTAATCAATACTATACTAAGAAAACTAATGCCTCTATTATTTACATTCTAATCCCATTATAATCCATAGATTAATGATATTTTAAGGTTAAAACAGTCATTACGggttaattacattttaattaattaattaattatttatgttattattaatGCTAATACAATCATCACATAGGCTTTTCCAATACCCAACCTTCTTTCAGATATCCCATGCGCGTATTTTCCTTCTTTCCACCTCCCAAAATCAATTTTTTGCAGCTTCCAATGAATCGTGCTAGCCGTCGCCCCTTCGTTTTCTTATTCTTCCTCTATATTAATTCTGTCATCTACAGACAATTGCATGTTCCATCTTCATCCGTAAACCCCATCCCCAGACCATTGCATCTTCGGTCGTCATCCCCAAAGTGAAAAGAGGAGTGGTGTTTGACGATGATGGACATCTCTATTTTGAAATCTCTTTTACATtctatgattttgttgttgtaattattcttttgctttgaagattcttatTGATATTTCCAATGTTTTAGGTTTGTTCGATTTCCATATATAATTCCTTGCTAGACATTTTATCTTTTTCGTTGGTCGCTACATGGTTTGGTTTCTTCTCTTCATCGGTTAGTTGCAGAAAGAGTACTATTGAAGCTTTGTCGGAGAAGATGAAAGAAGTTGCGTTGGTACCTGATTTTTTGCCGTTTCCAATTAATCGATTTATGGCTACTCTTACTCATTCTATTCAGGCTTTCTTCTgcttttaaatttcatttttgcatatgtttctaaattttaagttttatatgtttaattatgtgattaggtttCTCCATGATCCGGAAAGATGGGGAAGGGAGGCAGATCCGCTAGGCTGACAAAATTCATCAGATCTGGAATACCAGAGCCTTACATTGAGGTTCTTGAAACTTCAACAATTTTGATCCTTTCATTTTTTGGAAATCGGGTTCACTAAAGGTATATATAGCTTGCCGATTAGTGAgttattttgtttcaaaaattacttctACAATTCTTGACCAATCTGATTCTGTTTGTTTCTGTCGCACTACTTTAGCTCAACATCAAAGCTATGATTTTCTTGCATGAACATTTTTCCATAGAAAACATTACAGTGTTGTGTTGTGATGTTTATCTCAGGTTGTGGTTGCTCAAGCAGTATTAGCCTACTAAGTGTTCGATGAAATGTCTGTGTTGGTGACGGGGTTTCAAATTTCCAAGAAATGAAGAAAGGAGGGCACCCACTAGAGAAATGGATATCATATGTTACTCAAACCGCTAGGTTGATGACAAAGATACGCCTTACTGGTAAAGTTTATCATTTTTATATGCTATGATGATACTAAGTTTATTAATCGCATTCATACATATAGTGTTTTGTGATACTTTGACATTCATGTCGAACTTGAGCGGTTGCCAAAGAAGACTACAAATTTTATTAATTCTTATgtatttgattgatttattaagaTTCTTATTGATATTTCTAATGTTTTAGGTTTGTTTGATTTCCATATATAATTCCTTGCTAGACATTTTATCTATCTCAGCTTAGAAGATTATAACTTTTTTGAATATGCACCATGAAGTTGCTGCTGCAGATTTGATAAAATAGCTGCAGCATGCCTCTGATATCAATGTTGTATGTGTCCATTTACTACAGTGAGCTGTCAAAAACACTCATCCTTACAAACAGGTTTTGCAGGTCATTTGGATCTCAATAAGTGTTCTTATGTATTCTAGGcgaattttctttctttttctgcaATTTTGGGATTTATGATTCTTAGGGTTTTTATATGTTGTTGCAGAAAATGGACATCTTCAACCAGAGAAATGACCAATCTGAATGGGACTGGATTGATGTGCATAAAGGCTATAATGATGTGAACCTTAGTAGTAACAAGAGTTTTAGGGGTTGGAGTTATCTGAATTAAAGTAATGATGTATATGATTTCAGCCATTGACTGAGTAGTGATTTGAACTATTATAATTACTCTCTCCCTGCATAATTATAATATCAATTTAAAACATTTGTTTTGCCCTTTTTTTAGCATTAAATCAATGGGTTATTTGTGTAGTTTATCAGGTTTTTCCTTCAGAAGGAAAATTTAGTTATTGTATCTACTTTGGTAAAACAGTTATGCATCCAATTCAAGTAAAAACGGAATAAAAAGTTCCTGTTCTCTAAACATTTTGTGGAAGAAATTTTGTAATCAAGGTTGTGTTAGAGTCTACCATGCCCAGAATTTAGCTAAGGTTAAAAGACCTATAAATGAGAAAGATTCATGTTATCAGCTTTAAAATTGATACCATGGAGTTCAAAATTTTTAACACCGTATTCTATATTCTAAAATAACTGTTTTAtttgtaaacaaattatttatttcttttacaaTTTGCTATAATTATACTTAACtttcattaatatattttattatgacTTAAATATTTAGAAAAAAGATAGTAATTCTCCATTATACTATATTATCTTGAATATATCATATATATGAAatgattataaattataatacgtgagtttttttttgggaaaaaccagtttttttgagtttttttttgttaaataaggTTTAATGATTTTAAATGCATTATAAATATTGtatgaaattatattttatatgaatATTTTTGATTAAGAGAAAATGGGAAAAACCATATTCTAGATGCTTTAGGAATTAAATATGGAGATAGaagattttatttgtataaaaatTTTATAATAGTTTTTTCTACCGGTTGATATTAGCTACCCATACTTGCTAAATAGACGGTTGAatatgagaatgttgtgtacttGAATTGTAGTCTAATGCAATAATTTTAGTTATGTTTGCAGGTTTCTTTTTGgtatataattttatttgtaattttgtaGTTTGGATTTAGGAAGGAAGTGTAAGAATAAGATTTTAAAACAACACCAATTACAATTGGGAATTGCTTTTAAGAACATCAATTTATAAGATAATTACAATTGGGAATTGCTTTTAAGAACATCAATTTATAAGATATCAATTGTCATTaatgtaaataataaatttaCAAGATTTTCTAAGACTGCATTAATGTTTCTAATCTAATATATTCattatttaaagttttttaaatattttcttcctTTATTCCAAACGGGTGGATTAATGTTTCTAATCAAATATAGTTATTATTAAATTTTCTAaatacttttttcttttatataatcATCCTATTAgataataaaatcatataatattaaTAGATGATCatttattaactttaatttatgaTTCTTACGCAACAGTGATTTTActactttttttaaatattttttaattaaaaaataagaaattaaattaaatttattctcATAttctttatgattatttttaaaacatatgattaaatatttatttaatatatgatcataaaatcatataatatcaatagaatccataaatttacaatacaatttttttttaaaattataagcaTGCCCGACGGGCCAAACCTTTTTTTctaacgggccgacaaaatatttacttaaatcgAACTGATATTATAGATTATATGTTCTAACGGGGCGACAAAATATAAGTTTTTTAACCCAAAGTGAAAATATTTGGACACACAATTAAACAAATATGTGGTAGTAACTATTACACAATatatacattaaaaaattaactttttttatctAATCAATAAAACATACTACATGTTTGGAGCCATTATATTATATACTCTAACcactttagaattttttttaattaaaaaataaaaaattaaattgaatatagAAGGGGATTTGTTACTTAGGCATGGAGGAATAAGCTCCGCCAAATTTGGAAccactgtaaaaaaaaaaaaatagataaatggTGACTATCAAATTTGTTACTAAAAACCTTTTGCAACAACTTgaaaaacaaaaatggagaatagtttattccttttatttataaaaaaccatattaaaaaattaattaataaataaatatcaattgtTTCTTGCGAAATTAACATTAGGAAGGTATTCCAAAAAACCGTTTTAAATTGGTATATTATTTATtctcataatttttaaaaaataattgaaaataaaaaataatagataaAGGGTGAATGTCTAATTATATACGTCACATAAAAAATGTAGAAtagtttgttcattttattttaaaagaaaattataaaaattaattaatttgcattaataatgtaaaaaaaatttacatatcatttaaGAATATTTTTAGACATCATTTATGATTTGTTTTTTAACAACCAATTGAACAACATTATTCATGTCTCTATTTGTCATGATTACCCTATTACTCTATTTTATGGGAATAGAAATATAGATTCACTATTAATTAGACAtgcttatatatataatattaattatatacacTATTAATTAGGTGTGCATAGACAGTATCATGTAGTCTGTTTCGATTTTGCTTGCAATTAACATTGAAAAGGTATTTCACATAAAAATTATTGTATTCAATGTTAGAAAAAAATATGATAAGTATAAATTTGATATCAAATTAGTAACATATACACAATACAAAATTTATATAGAAAactagaaattttaattttttaaaagatttatttcaatttgtatataattaaatattaaactaTAATAACCAAATAACATATAAAATGAAATACAAGAATAGGtaatcattaaaataaataaatatataagtttAATCATGTGAATTAAATGAGAAAAGAATCGACATATATTTATAGATTTTAAAGATATTTTTGTAGTTTATACGTGATCTCTACTTTAATtgacatattaatattaatttatattcaCACACAAAAATGTTGCtcattgaataaaaaaaaaattaattacacaattgataaataaataattaatcactCAAACTCGGACtacttaaattattttttaatatatgtattttaattaatgtatttcAATATTCCAACCACCACTCTCCATATTTCAAGTCCACATTAATCCATAACTTTTATTATCGTTACCATTTAACCTCTGgattcaaaatccaaaaaaataaatttatttatatatttatggtCAACTATgatattttaaatgattaaagtgACTAATAATGATATActattaatatcttttatttgaataaaaaacaattaatgttaataataaatatttattactattgttttttattatttaataataataataataataataataataataataataatataataataataataataataataataataataacttagtattattattaacttaggaatttttaaaataattttttttacatatttatttattacaacaaaattatcaatttttttatccttaatcttgatttatttttatgcttTGGATTCTACTATTATAATAAGAAAATTAACGTCcatctaatatttttaaaaaaaagttaaacgaCTTCACCCTTATTACTGTCTTACACATTTTTTTATATGACCCGggcaaaaattatgattttttttaaaaaatggattaaaaaaattaaatgacttcatcattattactgtcttacaagtttttttatatgacCAAGGGAAATAACTATGACTTTTATTCCAAAAAATGTTTTAACCAAAAAAATTATGACTTTAAATATGTatagaaatattaaattttaatttttaaaatattgatttaattttaatttcattatcattcaaatttttatcttcaaataCCATAAGAGTCCTTTATTAATCTTCATACTACTTTATTAATCTTCATACTACTTGACCCATGTGAATGCACATGTAgatgattatttaatttttttatttaaattttctacTTAAATATACATTTTAAACGGGTCGAGActacttaatttgtatatattttttaaccatcactatattatatttatttactatttataatgatATTGCGCGATCTGTGTGAActcacgggtagatgactacttaattttttctactaaaatgtACAATTTAAACTGACCAAGActacttaatttatatatcttttatatgtATTTCTTAATTATCACTAtgctatatttatttactatttataacaaTATTGTGCAACCCATGAAATACTTTGGTacatgactacttaattatttcatttattttttctactaaaatatacattttcgaCGACTCAAGactacttaatttgtatatcttttatatacatttcttaaccattactatactatatttatttagtatttaaaaagaaattgcacaacccgtgcggacgcacagattgatgactacttaaatattttttttattttttctactaaaatattttttcctACTAAGTATATTTTCTTAATCATcattatactatatttatttacaatttataaCGATATTGCGTGACTCATGTGAATGCGCGGTTAGATAATCAATTTTATATATGTGTCTCGGTGAAGTTTGTAACACCATCTACTCATATATTTTTAACTATAGAAGAGAAGCAAGCTACCTTCCATCTATATCTATAGGCGGCAATGGTCAGAGCTGGTAAGCATGGTCACTGTATCGGCGGCCGGCGTGTATATTCGGACAACTACtataaaatgattaattaaattaatatttatatgataatcattatttaaaatattttttctcttaattcgtacatatttatatatatttatatatgcatTTCTTAATTATaactatataaaatttatttaaaatgtatATCGACATTGTgtgacccgtgcgaatgcacgggtcctTTGCTAGTTATTATAGTTATAACTatacatttcttttttttttgaaaaaactatacatttcttttaatatatattatttgtctCAATCCTCCATATATATAATTTCACTATTATTTTGGAGATCTCTAAAGAGTTAAGATTGAGGTCCATAATTCCTTAGATAGTGCCAATTTGATTTATATTCTCATGAgtcattatttaattaatatttaaattaatgttCTATCAACTACAGAAATATTCCATCAGATAATTAAAATTACAAATTCATTCAAGACTGCAACTAGAAATTACAGTTACAAAATACAACTGCATTCGCAGTAAAAGACTGTCACTACTTAATTTAGCAAGTAGCTAACAACATTTCATGAATCATCAATTACAACATAAAGGACACAAAATTAATAACAACAAAACATCTTAGCAACAAGTTAATCAATAGTAAGACTTAATTAAGAGCACTGAAAATCACTGGGTGGACTCTTCTCACAAGCATTAAGGATCAAACTAAGTGAAATAGGAATATTAATGTTAATGCCAAGAATGTTAGCTTTAATGGCAGTACAAAGACAAACCGCAACTTCAAGATCAACTAGTCCTTCTAAAATAGAACAACAAGGATGTTCTGGTGGTGACCCAACAATTGCACCAATTGGTCCATTAAGCAAGTTAGCACATACTCCTAATTTGAGTGCATCTCTAGGACAACTCTTAGTGGAAGGACTTGTGTTTGGGTAGGGAAAtgggttagggttagggtttggttTTGGACAAAAGAAGCAACCATTTGCCATTACAAAGAAAAGCATGTTGATGATGGAAAAAAGAACTAGGGTTGAAGATCTAGAAGAGTTCATGATAGTGGTAAAATATATGGAACTAACAATGGTTAATTAATTACAACTGTAATTGTGTGAAGGAGGAGTGAGTGATGCTGTTATTTATAGTGTAAAAAGGTAATTGTGATTTTTGATGTAACAAAAATCATGTGAACCAAAAGCTGTCTTTTGTTTTAACTGGTAGTGAAAAAGAATcaatataaaagaataaaaaattcccACTTTCCTATAGGAAATAGTAATTTAATGGAATTGTGATATGGAACAATGGGCATGTGATGTGAGTATAGGAGTCCCGTGAACTTCAGCAATTCTGTGGGAGGAACAACCTGTTAATTGATTCTCATTGGTAGGTTTGCTTTTATCTCACTATttttctattcaaattcaaatatataGTAGTATAGGATTAGTATGTACTAATAATAAGGACCATGTGAAATGCACTATAACGACACACATCAAAATTGTAAAAGATCCTTAGATCAATATGATTTTCCATTTACAAAATCATTAACTATGATAATATGATTCCTAATAGAGGTAATTAACAATTGAACGTTTTATAGTTTTGAAAAATTTGCCGttaaaaaaattagggttaatagtaattcatcccctgtaatattagcgaattttgcttttccccctctctaccttttggcaacggttttttaatAGTTTTGAAAAATTTGCCGttaaaaaaattagggttaatagtaattcatccccctgtaatgttagcgaattttgcttttcccctccctaccttttggcaacggtttttaaaaaaaaccgttgccaaaacctgcctttggcaatggtggggggtaaaccaaaacacgctcatattacagggggtaaactactattaacccaaaAAATTATCGGGTTCAATCACATATTAGGTCGTTCACTTTAAAACGTTTTACGGCATTGTCCAAATTTATAGAAAACAATCACTCAACCACAATGCTTTTAGGATATAACAGTTCAGTTCTATACTATATGATTACTACTTGCGTAGTAGATAATTGTTCTAAAAATACATTCTTTGATGGTACGAAGACCATTCGAATATGGTATAAATACCACCCACTTCTACAAAAAAGTCATACCACAACGTCTGACCAATCGTTGTGAGGTAAGGGGTGATTGTATATTTGGTGCTTTCCACCACGGCCGCGAGACCATGATTATAAGTCCAGACGCGCGCTATATATCTCAACGATTACGCTTATCAaccattgatatatatatatatatatatatatatatatatatatatagatatatatatatatgaattgagTTCGAGACCCAACAGCAGTAATGGGCCTTgtagaaaaagcccattagttagtatgttagattttattataaatagcatactagtctctcatcattgcaacacaacaaatcttaatttagggtgagagaggttatttgttattcttgtaaacttgtaatcttggtttctaagagaaagtaaaagaatagcagttataaccaattcttgtgttcttcttcttctttgtcctttattcatcccttgttttatacattgttcttggcattgaattcacaacaaattggtgcggtgagcgttgAGAAGACACTACAAAAAAAGCCTCAGTAGTGACGTGAATATCACGCCACTAACCAAACAATCACATCACAAACCAATATTTGCGAAGTGAAAATTCACGTCGCAGGaggcaaggtggcaacttttagtgacgtgattttcacttcactatttagtgaagtgaaaatcacgtcgcaaaatTTGGGTCAGAGATTAATGCATTTTCAGTCAGAGCAGGCGTAGCAGCGTTTGGGTCAGAAAAGCAActttagttgcgacgtgatttacatgtcactacttagtgacatggcaatcacgtcactaaatttgCCTAGGAGTCAACTGAAATGCGCATTTAATGtctaatgttgcgacgtgattttcatgtcactacttagtgacatggaaatcacgtcactaatattttttttttttttgaaaaaaccaaatatatatatatatatatatatatatatatataaatatatatatatatatatatatatatatatatatatatatatatatatatataaaattaaattaataaactaaatatattaaaatttataaattaattcaataaactaaatataaatctaatattaatattaagaaagtaaaattataaatctaatattactaaataatgtaattataatttaattaatagtttacacaaattcaaaattaaaagttataacaacaaaataaaaactaaactaaatcaaCAATCAATCAGGGTCGGGAAACTCATTCTCATTTAGATTTTCCTGATCAGTCGGCGCAGAACTCCCCAtattttggtttccaccaaaGGATTGCATAAATTGTCGCATTTGTGCCTCCATATCCGATTGTCTTTTCGCCATGACCTCCATTTCCCGCTGATGCTCACTCCGCATTGCCCTCATTTGGGCctccatttaggctttcagtgccgcttcacgttccgccgcctcacgcctcacctcatttatcgccaattgtcttacagtgtctctctgttcatctgttaaagttacaggacgtgaacctccttccccgtcgagaactctttgatatagagttctatcattagatctcaaggtgcctgccaaatttccaccaccaaaaaaacacccgttaggccccttgccgccaatgactttactccaaagataaaaatctacatctggatgaagcggctctcccggTCTTGGAGTATACTGAGGATTAGCAGTCAGAAATTGTACAAGCAATGCCAGATAATCATCCTACACgtacaaaaaaaagttaaatataatttagttgccacatgaatttcacgccacaaatttagttgccacatgattttcacgccacaacatgtcacatgccacatgaaaattataacacatacattctacctgtcagaattaataaataaatcagaataataataccgatttaattcatacattataacacatacattctacctgtcggaattaattaataaatcagaataataatCCCGATTTAACTCATacattataacacatacattctaACTTTGATCACCaatttgattcatatatatcaacactttatcggcacttcacaatcaccaccaaatacatcacaattcatcgcttaaagaaataccgatagcttaaccaaatataatacggatagcttaaccaaatataatacccaactttaaccaaataatactgataacttaaccaaatataatacggatagcttaaccaaatataatactcaactttaaccaaataataccgatagcttaaccaaatataatacggatagcttaaccaaatataatactcaacttaaccaaataataccgatagcttaaccaaatataataccgataacttaaccaaatataatacccaacttaaccaaataataccgataacttaaccaaatataataccgatagcttaaccaaataatacagatagcttaaaaaaataataccgatagcttaaataACTTACCATAGCTTTTTGTGTACGACTGCCAACAAAAGCTCCTGTTTTCTTTTTCCGAGTCCTCGCAACTAGCTCGGTCATAAGTGGAGGTCTATTTAATTCCTTagtctaaataacaaaataaactataattaataatatcaattattaattgaaattataactttgagaagtggtaataattattaccatgCGACGAACATGCTCAgcagtgcttatacttccaacaACATTAAGGCAACCACCCTTTTCAGATGCTCTCATCTTCTTTGCATTTTCAGATTTGGCCGCAAACTCATCACTCTCCCAATATTTAAGAAGTTCCCGAAAGATTTCTTCTCCTATCCAACTAGGACGGATGCCATgaagttcccaacgctttctaacacgttgtagcatgtcagaaagtcgtcttgcagttctgccataataattttttttaatctgtctCTCTTTTATTGGTTCCCACACACATTTTTCCTGCATTAaaagtagataaaataaaagttaga encodes:
- the LOC131606072 gene encoding 14 kDa proline-rich protein DC2.15-like, producing MNSSRSSTLVLFSIINMLFFVMANGCFFCPKPNPNPNPFPYPNTSPSTKSCPRDALKLGVCANLLNGPIGAIVGSPPEHPCCSILEGLVDLEVAVCLCTAIKANILGININIPISLSLILNACEKSPPSDFQCS